A genomic segment from Nocardia cyriacigeorgica GUH-2 encodes:
- a CDS encoding acyl-CoA carboxylase subunit beta has protein sequence MSTTAEKLADLRKRLELAQEPAGEAGVAKRAKKGIPSARDRINMLLDPGTFVEVGALVRKPGDPEALYGDGVVTGHGLVDGRPVAVFSHDQTVYGGSVGEMFGRKVAGIMEYANKVGCPVVGINDSGGARVQEAVTSLAWYAELGRRQEPLSGLVPQISMILGKCAGGAVYAPINTDVVVATEEAYMFVTGPKVIREVTGEDVSLEELGGANSQAQYGNIHHVAEDEKAAFQWVRDYLGYLPTSCQEEPPIVNPGLEPEITDTDLELNGIVPDSDNAGYDMHEILLRIFDDGEFHEVGATAGRNIITGFARVDGRSVGVVANQPMVYAGALDARASDKAAHFVRLCDAFEIPLVFVVDTPGFLPGVEQEKIGVIKRGGRFLFSFVEATVPKVTVVIRKSYGGGYAVMGSKQLGADVNLAWPTARIAVMGAESAVSLIGGKQIAAAPEDQRPAIRQQMIDFYNATVATPWVAAERGYIDAVIEPSATRLELRKALQLLRDKTILRSPRKHHLLPL, from the coding sequence GTGAGCACTACTGCCGAGAAACTCGCCGACCTGCGCAAACGCCTCGAGCTGGCGCAGGAGCCGGCGGGTGAAGCGGGGGTGGCCAAGCGGGCGAAGAAGGGCATTCCTTCCGCCCGCGACCGGATCAACATGCTGCTCGATCCGGGCACCTTCGTGGAAGTCGGTGCGCTGGTGCGCAAACCGGGCGATCCGGAGGCTCTCTACGGCGACGGCGTTGTCACCGGGCACGGCCTGGTCGACGGACGTCCGGTCGCGGTGTTCTCGCACGATCAGACCGTCTACGGCGGTTCGGTCGGTGAGATGTTCGGCCGCAAGGTCGCCGGGATCATGGAGTACGCCAACAAGGTGGGCTGCCCGGTGGTCGGCATCAACGACTCCGGCGGCGCCCGGGTGCAGGAGGCGGTGACCTCGCTGGCCTGGTACGCCGAACTCGGCCGCCGCCAGGAACCGCTGTCGGGTCTGGTGCCGCAGATCTCCATGATTCTCGGCAAATGCGCCGGTGGTGCGGTGTACGCCCCGATCAACACCGATGTGGTGGTGGCGACCGAAGAGGCGTACATGTTCGTCACCGGCCCCAAGGTGATCCGCGAGGTCACCGGCGAGGACGTCAGCCTCGAGGAGCTCGGCGGCGCCAACAGCCAGGCCCAGTACGGCAATATCCACCACGTCGCCGAGGACGAGAAGGCGGCGTTCCAGTGGGTGCGCGACTATCTCGGCTATCTGCCCACCTCCTGCCAGGAGGAGCCGCCGATCGTGAACCCGGGTCTGGAACCGGAGATCACCGACACCGACCTGGAACTGAACGGCATCGTGCCGGATTCCGACAATGCCGGCTACGACATGCACGAGATCCTGCTGCGGATCTTCGACGACGGCGAATTCCACGAGGTCGGCGCCACCGCGGGCCGCAATATCATCACCGGCTTCGCCCGGGTCGACGGCCGCAGCGTCGGCGTGGTGGCCAACCAGCCCATGGTCTACGCCGGTGCGCTCGACGCCCGCGCCTCGGACAAGGCGGCCCATTTCGTGCGGCTGTGCGACGCGTTCGAGATCCCGCTGGTGTTCGTGGTCGACACTCCCGGCTTCCTGCCGGGTGTGGAGCAGGAGAAGATCGGCGTCATCAAACGCGGTGGCCGGTTCCTGTTCTCCTTCGTGGAGGCGACCGTGCCCAAGGTGACCGTGGTGATCCGCAAGTCCTACGGCGGCGGGTACGCGGTGATGGGTTCCAAGCAGCTCGGCGCCGACGTCAACCTGGCCTGGCCGACCGCGCGGATCGCGGTGATGGGCGCGGAGAGCGCCGTCAGCCTGATCGGCGGCAAGCAGATCGCGGCCGCGCCGGAGGATCAGCGCCCGGCGATCCGCCAGCAGATGATCGACTTCTACAACGCCACCGTCGCCACACCGTGGGTGGCGGCCGAACGCGGCTACATCGACGCCGTCATCGAGCCGTCGGCCACCCGGCTGGAACTGCGCAAGGCGTTGCAGCTGCTGCGTGACAAGACCATCCTGCGCAGCCCGCGCAAGCACCACCTGCTGCCGCTGTAG
- the pks13 gene encoding polyketide synthase Pks13 (Pks13 is a key enzyme in mycolic acid biosynthesis.) gives MAENEGMAPETTDNHHVDPGAEAETAAPAAAPANPDISVAELREWLRKWVADATGQPLEQITVDRPMEEFGLASRDALALGGDIEELTGVVLNATVVYQHPTIASLADVIVNGEPELPAEAPDELSYTAGYAPGEAHDIAIVGLSTRLPGAGDTPESTWEFLMNRGDAIRELPEGRWSEFLSEPAVAQAVAEGNTLGGYLDQDVVKGFDAEFFAMSPVEVERVDPQQRLMMELTWEALEHARIPASELKGTPVGLFIGSSTSDFQMIAALGLADPDPTLPASAEAYAIMGSSNGIIANRVSYFYDFRGPSVTVDTACSSTLVALHQAVRALREGEADLALAGGVNMLLMPMTTLGFAPGTSKDGHIKAFSADADGMVRSEGAGLVVLKRLVDAERDGDHIYAVVKGSAINNDGRSNGLLAPNPDAQADVLRRAYRDAGIAPSTVDYIEAHGTGTPIGDPIEAEALGRVVGRGRDADKPALLGSVKTNFGHLESGAGVPALAKVVMAFQHNVLPPNINFSAPSPFIPFEQARLKVVDEPTEFPRYSGVATVGISGFGFGGTNAHVVLQEYVPKEAAAGTAGADADAESTDVVAEAENIVAESAAETVAAQAEWSADREEPLPVILPVSGYLPSRRRRAAAELADWLEGAGKDVPLEDVARSLAKRSHWRSRGVVLAKNHEEAVAGLRAIAAGKPGTGVFTADAPAINGPMWVFAGFGAQHRKMGKQLYQENSIFRRTVDEVDELVQDEAGYSIREMILDDAQDYNVGTSQVGIFTIQLGLAALLRAHGAEPAAVVGHSMGEVAGAYISGGLPLEDAVRVICARSRLMGEGEQMISDDDVRNMALVELSADDVAELLTEFPDVEVAVYAAPTNTVIGGPQAQVAQIVARVEESGKFARVLQTRGAGHTSQMDPLLGELAAELAGIEPTKLTVGLYSTVDKEQYYRPGHDPIHNEDYWVKNMRHSVYFTNAVKLAVDSGITTFLELAPNSVALMQVLGTTFAAGLHDAQLIPTLKRKEDESAGVISALAQLYVHGHAVDLPSLLPAGPYADIPRTAFVRKEYWPKATMSTGGSGRVPGSHVALPDGRHVWEVQAGAVTELAALVQASAAQVLSDVSLGATIAHSAPPASGTLTTTLTPHPGGASVQVHAREGAGFRLLFDAVVTSGAALPEPAAAPAVAAAPVEAAASTELEVSESFGDRWDPNGSQTVEERLALIVAESMGYAVEDLPMEIPLMELGLDSLMAMRIKNRVEYEFDIPQLQIQAVRDASLHEVGKVLRYAIEHRDEVQAIAERQAAGEDVTVDEGFVAAARAALEAGEDPAAAVQAAAGAPAKTDAEDTTVEAEAEKIVAEAESAAAAPKAEPAPAAKAAPAAKTEAAPAAIFGGQAETEDDVPPRDAAERLTFATWAVVTGKSAKGIFNTLPILDEDTAEKLAARLTDRVGAEVTVDDVLDSETIEELADVVRRLQDSGADVDGFIRPLRPRAEGSNAVPVFVFHPSGGNTLVYEPLLKKLPETTPMYGLERVDGDIDERARQYVPELRKIQGDGPFVLYGWSLGAVLAMAVAKILRSEGADVRIVGLIDLAIPAEDEDNSPEERVRRMERYQRFAQKTYGVQGELDRDQLLELANASDEEQITMVSDLVKLTGAKIPGGVLEHQRTSWIESRALQKVRPTRYEGDVVLYLADRYHDGMLELEPRFADRLPNGGWDEYVPNLEVIHIPGDHLQIIDEPRIGKIGADLTAKLAEIEAKGAK, from the coding sequence ATGGCTGAGAACGAGGGCATGGCTCCCGAGACGACCGACAACCACCACGTCGATCCCGGCGCGGAGGCCGAAACGGCTGCCCCCGCCGCGGCACCGGCCAACCCGGATATCTCCGTCGCCGAACTGCGCGAATGGCTGCGCAAGTGGGTCGCCGACGCGACCGGCCAGCCGCTCGAGCAGATCACCGTAGACCGTCCCATGGAAGAGTTCGGACTGGCCTCACGCGATGCGCTCGCGCTCGGTGGTGACATCGAGGAGCTCACCGGCGTGGTGCTCAACGCCACGGTGGTCTACCAGCATCCGACGATCGCCTCGCTGGCCGACGTCATCGTCAACGGTGAGCCGGAGCTGCCCGCCGAGGCACCCGACGAGCTGTCCTACACCGCCGGGTACGCCCCGGGTGAGGCGCACGATATCGCCATCGTCGGCCTGTCCACCCGGCTGCCGGGTGCGGGCGATACCCCCGAATCCACCTGGGAATTCCTGATGAACCGCGGCGACGCGATCCGGGAGCTGCCGGAAGGCCGCTGGTCGGAGTTCCTCAGCGAACCGGCGGTGGCGCAGGCCGTCGCCGAGGGCAACACCTTGGGCGGTTACCTGGATCAGGATGTCGTCAAGGGCTTCGACGCCGAGTTCTTCGCGATGTCGCCGGTCGAGGTCGAGCGCGTCGATCCGCAGCAGCGGTTGATGATGGAGCTCACCTGGGAAGCGCTCGAGCACGCCCGGATTCCGGCCAGTGAACTCAAGGGCACCCCGGTAGGCCTGTTCATCGGTTCCTCGACCAGCGATTTCCAGATGATCGCCGCGCTCGGCCTGGCCGATCCGGATCCGACGCTGCCGGCCTCCGCCGAGGCGTACGCCATCATGGGCAGCTCCAACGGCATCATCGCCAACCGCGTGTCCTACTTCTACGACTTCCGCGGCCCCTCGGTCACCGTGGACACCGCGTGCTCGTCCACGCTGGTCGCACTGCATCAGGCGGTGCGCGCGCTGCGCGAGGGTGAGGCCGATCTGGCGCTGGCCGGCGGTGTGAACATGCTGCTGATGCCGATGACGACGCTCGGCTTCGCCCCCGGCACCTCGAAGGACGGCCACATCAAGGCCTTCTCCGCCGACGCCGACGGCATGGTGCGCTCCGAGGGTGCGGGCCTGGTCGTGCTCAAGCGGCTGGTCGACGCCGAACGCGACGGCGACCACATCTACGCGGTGGTCAAGGGTTCGGCGATCAACAACGACGGCCGCTCCAACGGCCTGCTCGCGCCGAACCCGGACGCCCAGGCCGACGTGCTGCGCCGCGCCTACCGCGACGCCGGCATCGCGCCGTCCACCGTCGACTACATCGAGGCGCACGGCACCGGCACCCCGATCGGCGATCCGATCGAGGCCGAGGCGCTCGGTCGGGTGGTCGGTCGCGGCCGCGACGCCGACAAGCCCGCGCTGCTCGGTTCGGTCAAGACCAATTTCGGTCACCTGGAGTCGGGTGCGGGTGTGCCCGCGCTGGCCAAGGTGGTCATGGCGTTCCAGCACAATGTGCTGCCGCCCAATATCAACTTCTCCGCTCCGAGCCCGTTCATCCCGTTTGAGCAGGCCCGGCTGAAGGTGGTCGACGAGCCCACCGAGTTCCCGCGCTACAGCGGCGTCGCGACCGTCGGTATCTCCGGGTTCGGTTTCGGTGGCACCAACGCGCACGTGGTGTTGCAGGAGTATGTGCCCAAGGAAGCCGCTGCCGGGACCGCCGGCGCGGATGCCGATGCCGAGTCCACCGATGTGGTGGCCGAGGCCGAGAACATCGTCGCCGAATCCGCAGCGGAAACCGTTGCGGCGCAGGCCGAATGGTCGGCCGACCGGGAAGAGCCGCTGCCGGTGATCCTGCCGGTGTCGGGCTATCTGCCCTCGCGTCGTCGTCGTGCGGCCGCCGAGCTGGCCGATTGGCTCGAAGGCGCCGGTAAGGACGTTCCGCTCGAAGATGTCGCTCGCTCGCTGGCCAAGCGCAGCCACTGGCGTTCGCGCGGTGTGGTGCTGGCCAAGAACCACGAGGAGGCCGTCGCCGGTCTGCGCGCCATCGCGGCGGGCAAGCCGGGCACCGGTGTGTTCACCGCCGACGCCCCCGCCATCAACGGCCCGATGTGGGTGTTCGCCGGTTTCGGCGCTCAGCACCGCAAGATGGGTAAACAGCTCTACCAAGAGAATTCGATCTTCCGCCGCACCGTCGACGAGGTCGACGAGCTGGTGCAGGACGAGGCCGGCTACTCGATCCGGGAGATGATTCTCGACGACGCGCAGGACTACAACGTCGGTACCTCGCAGGTCGGCATCTTCACCATCCAGCTCGGCCTGGCCGCGCTGCTGCGCGCGCACGGCGCCGAACCCGCCGCGGTCGTCGGCCACTCCATGGGTGAGGTCGCCGGCGCCTACATCTCCGGTGGTCTGCCGCTGGAAGACGCGGTGCGCGTGATCTGCGCCCGCTCGCGCCTGATGGGCGAGGGCGAGCAGATGATCAGCGACGACGACGTGCGCAATATGGCGCTGGTCGAGCTGAGCGCCGACGACGTCGCCGAGCTGCTCACCGAGTTCCCCGACGTCGAGGTGGCGGTGTACGCCGCGCCGACCAACACCGTCATCGGCGGTCCGCAGGCCCAGGTGGCCCAGATCGTCGCGCGGGTGGAGGAGTCCGGCAAGTTCGCCCGGGTGCTGCAGACCCGCGGCGCGGGCCACACCTCGCAGATGGATCCGCTGCTCGGCGAGCTGGCCGCGGAGCTGGCCGGTATCGAGCCGACCAAGCTGACGGTGGGCCTGTACTCGACCGTCGACAAGGAGCAGTACTACCGCCCCGGTCACGACCCGATCCACAACGAGGACTACTGGGTCAAGAACATGCGCCACAGCGTGTACTTCACCAATGCGGTGAAGCTCGCGGTGGATTCCGGCATCACCACCTTCCTGGAGCTGGCGCCGAACTCGGTGGCGTTGATGCAGGTGCTCGGCACCACCTTCGCGGCCGGACTGCACGACGCGCAGCTGATCCCGACGCTCAAGCGCAAGGAAGACGAATCCGCCGGCGTGATCTCGGCGCTGGCCCAGCTGTATGTGCACGGCCACGCCGTCGACCTGCCCTCGCTGCTGCCCGCAGGCCCCTACGCCGACATCCCGCGCACCGCGTTCGTGCGCAAGGAGTACTGGCCCAAGGCCACCATGTCCACCGGCGGCAGCGGCCGGGTGCCCGGCTCGCATGTCGCGCTGCCCGACGGCAGGCACGTGTGGGAGGTGCAGGCCGGCGCCGTCACCGAGCTGGCCGCGTTGGTGCAGGCCTCGGCCGCCCAGGTGCTCAGCGACGTCTCGCTCGGCGCCACCATCGCGCACAGCGCGCCGCCGGCCTCCGGCACGCTGACCACCACCCTGACCCCGCATCCCGGCGGTGCGTCGGTGCAGGTGCACGCGCGCGAGGGCGCCGGGTTCCGGTTGCTGTTCGACGCCGTCGTCACCTCCGGTGCCGCGCTGCCCGAACCCGCTGCCGCGCCCGCCGTCGCGGCCGCGCCGGTCGAGGCCGCCGCGAGCACCGAGCTCGAGGTCAGCGAATCCTTCGGCGACCGTTGGGATCCCAATGGTTCGCAGACCGTGGAGGAGCGGCTCGCGCTGATCGTCGCCGAGTCGATGGGTTACGCGGTCGAGGATCTGCCGATGGAGATCCCGCTGATGGAACTCGGCCTGGATTCGCTGATGGCCATGCGGATCAAGAACCGGGTCGAATACGAATTCGATATCCCGCAGCTGCAGATCCAGGCCGTGCGCGACGCCAGCCTGCACGAGGTCGGCAAGGTGCTGCGCTACGCCATCGAACACCGCGACGAGGTGCAGGCCATCGCCGAACGCCAGGCCGCGGGCGAAGACGTCACCGTGGATGAGGGCTTCGTCGCCGCCGCGCGCGCCGCACTGGAAGCCGGGGAGGACCCGGCCGCAGCGGTGCAGGCGGCCGCCGGTGCGCCGGCGAAGACCGACGCCGAGGACACGACGGTCGAGGCCGAGGCGGAAAAGATTGTGGCCGAGGCGGAATCGGCGGCTGCGGCTCCGAAGGCCGAACCCGCGCCCGCCGCGAAGGCTGCCCCTGCCGCCAAGACCGAGGCGGCCCCCGCCGCGATCTTCGGCGGCCAGGCCGAGACCGAAGACGACGTCCCCCCGCGTGACGCCGCCGAACGCCTCACCTTCGCCACCTGGGCCGTCGTCACCGGCAAGTCCGCCAAGGGCATCTTCAACACCCTGCCGATCCTCGACGAGGACACCGCCGAGAAGCTGGCCGCGCGCCTGACCGATCGGGTCGGCGCGGAGGTCACCGTCGACGATGTGCTCGACTCCGAGACCATCGAAGAGCTGGCCGACGTGGTGCGCCGATTGCAGGACAGCGGCGCCGACGTGGACGGGTTCATCCGCCCGCTGCGCCCGCGCGCCGAGGGTTCGAATGCCGTGCCGGTGTTCGTGTTCCATCCCTCCGGCGGCAATACGCTGGTGTACGAGCCGCTGCTGAAGAAGCTGCCCGAGACCACGCCGATGTATGGCCTCGAGCGCGTCGACGGCGATATCGACGAGCGTGCCCGCCAGTACGTGCCCGAACTGCGCAAGATCCAGGGTGACGGCCCGTTTGTGCTCTACGGCTGGTCGCTGGGTGCGGTGCTGGCCATGGCGGTGGCCAAGATCCTGCGTTCGGAGGGCGCCGATGTGCGCATCGTCGGCCTGATCGACCTGGCCATCCCCGCCGAGGACGAGGACAACAGCCCCGAAGAGCGGGTGCGCCGGATGGAGCGCTACCAGCGGTTCGCCCAGAAGACCTACGGCGTGCAGGGCGAATTGGATCGCGACCAGCTGCTCGAGCTGGCCAACGCATCCGACGAAGAGCAGATCACGATGGTGTCCGATCTCGTCAAGCTGACCGGAGCCAAGATCCCCGGCGGTGTGCTCGAACACCAGCGCACCTCGTGGATCGAGAGTCGAGCCCTCCAGAAGGTCCGCCCGACCCGCTACGAGGGTGATGTGGTGCTCTACCTCGCCGACCGCTACCACGACGGCATGCTCGAGCTGGAGCCGCGATTCGCCGACCGGCTGCCCAACGGTGGCTGGGACGAGTACGTGCCCAACCTCGAGGTCATCCACATCCCCGGCGACCACCTGCAGATCATCGACGAGCCGCGCATCGGCAAGATCGGCGCGGACCTGACCGCGAAGCTCGCGGAAATCGAGGCGAAAGGGGCCAAGTGA
- a CDS encoding peptidylprolyl isomerase, translating into MTKVNLETNYGTIGLELDDAKAPNTVKNFLEYVNAGHYDGTIFHRVIPGFMIQGGGFDGEMKQKPTKAPIQNEAGNGLKNDRYTVAMARTNDPHSATAQFFINVADNDFLNHTQPAGQGWGYAVFGTVTEGTEVVDKIAAVSTSSHGVHQDVPSENVVIESAKVA; encoded by the coding sequence ATGACAAAGGTGAATCTCGAGACGAACTACGGAACCATCGGGCTGGAGCTGGACGACGCCAAGGCGCCGAACACGGTGAAGAACTTCCTGGAGTACGTGAACGCCGGGCACTACGACGGCACCATCTTCCACCGCGTCATCCCCGGCTTCATGATCCAGGGCGGCGGCTTCGACGGCGAGATGAAGCAGAAGCCGACCAAGGCCCCGATCCAGAACGAGGCGGGCAACGGTCTCAAGAACGACCGCTACACCGTCGCCATGGCGCGCACCAACGACCCGCACTCGGCGACCGCGCAGTTCTTCATCAACGTCGCCGACAACGACTTCCTCAACCACACCCAGCCGGCCGGCCAGGGCTGGGGTTACGCGGTGTTCGGCACCGTCACCGAGGGCACCGAGGTGGTCGACAAGATCGCCGCCGTGTCGACCTCGTCGCACGGCGTCCACCAGGATGTTCCGTCGGAGAACGTCGTGATCGAATCCGCGAAAGTTGCCTGA
- a CDS encoding arabinosyltransferase domain-containing protein, with amino-acid sequence MSYWTRQVDGRALDFPTVSDAVAVLPETPPAPQVAPRDFRTARLIALVAGVLGALFALATPFLPVTQTTATLSWPQHGSLDNVQAPLMSQVPIELRATIPCAAVAQLPAQGGMLLATAPPQGDRAALEALFVRVSDTSVDVVDRNAVVASAQRDELAGCTDITITSDLDRTHAVFNGLTTDTGQPVEGQLLGDLRPQVVGVFTDLQGEVPAGLSFDTTIDTRYSSTPTAIKMIAMIAAVLCTLIALAALARLDTSDGRGHRRFLPAAWFKPTWADGAVIGTLLVWHFVGANTSDDGYILSMVRVAPDAGYMANYFRWYGVPEAPFGWYYYVIQLFAEVSTASPWVRLPALACAILCWMVISREVVPRLGRGVRNSRVALWTGGLVFLAFWLPFDNGLRSEPIVALGALLTWVSIERAIATGRLLPAAAAVLIAAFTLAAAPTGLMCVAALLAGIRPMVKIVVRKRREHGTLPLLAPIAAAGLLVLTVVYSDQTFAGIQEANRVRQATGPNLAWYEDYLRYYYLFVETVDGSVSRRFAFLVMLLCLFTTMLVLLRRRRVPGIASAPTWRLMGIVFGTIFFMMFNPTKWTHHFGAYAGIAGSLAAVTAVAVSASALRARKNRAIFLAGLLFVLAVAFSGINGYWYVSSFGVPWFDKRVSVSGIQSNTVILILFGVALALVAWHALREGYAKPPSSPRSARGRRIRKFAAIPLTLVAAAMVLFEVLSLVKGAYSQYPGYSLARSNFDAITGSSCGLANDVLVEADPNGGRLTPIIDPANPPTNPNDPLAGVDPVGFDPNGVPDDLSADAVEVKPGTGNTSTQSVGAAFAEGQSAGTGGGQGALGVNGSTVALPFGLDPATTPVLGSYQNGVQKPAFVTSSWYGLPERSEDKPLVVISAAGRILSYDDTGAMQYGQSLTVDYGKRQPDGSVTQLGTYLPRDIGPFPSWRNLRVPLDEIAPEADAVRIVANDPILIGDQWLAFTPPRVPTLESANSFLGSEQPVLLDWAVGLQFPCQRPFAHHNGVAEVPNYRILPDRPLAVSSTDTWQAQEFGGPLGFSQMLAKSVTVPTYLKDDWARDWGSLERYDQYYDAVPAELETGTETRSGLWQPGKLRVF; translated from the coding sequence ATGTCCTACTGGACACGCCAGGTGGATGGTCGCGCTCTAGACTTCCCAACCGTGTCAGATGCAGTCGCTGTTTTGCCGGAGACGCCGCCCGCACCGCAGGTCGCTCCGCGCGATTTCCGGACCGCGCGGCTCATCGCGCTGGTCGCGGGTGTGCTCGGTGCCCTTTTCGCGCTGGCCACGCCGTTCTTACCGGTGACGCAGACGACGGCGACGCTGAGCTGGCCGCAGCACGGCAGCCTCGACAACGTGCAGGCACCGCTGATGTCGCAGGTGCCGATCGAGCTGCGCGCCACCATCCCCTGCGCGGCCGTCGCGCAGCTGCCCGCGCAGGGCGGCATGCTGCTGGCCACCGCGCCGCCGCAGGGCGACCGGGCCGCGCTGGAGGCGCTGTTCGTACGGGTCTCCGACACCTCGGTGGACGTCGTCGATCGCAATGCCGTGGTCGCCTCGGCTCAGCGCGACGAGCTGGCCGGCTGCACCGATATCACCATCACCTCCGATCTCGACCGCACCCACGCCGTCTTCAACGGCCTGACCACCGACACGGGTCAGCCGGTGGAGGGGCAGTTGCTCGGCGATCTGCGGCCGCAGGTGGTCGGTGTCTTCACCGATCTGCAGGGCGAGGTCCCGGCCGGTCTGTCGTTCGACACCACCATCGACACCCGCTACAGCTCCACGCCCACCGCCATCAAGATGATCGCGATGATCGCGGCGGTGCTGTGCACCCTCATCGCGCTGGCGGCGCTGGCCCGTCTCGACACCAGCGACGGCCGCGGGCACCGCCGGTTCCTGCCCGCGGCCTGGTTCAAGCCCACCTGGGCCGACGGCGCCGTCATCGGCACGCTGCTGGTGTGGCATTTCGTCGGCGCCAACACCTCCGACGACGGCTACATCCTGAGCATGGTCCGGGTCGCACCCGACGCGGGCTATATGGCCAACTACTTCCGCTGGTACGGCGTCCCCGAGGCCCCGTTCGGCTGGTACTACTACGTCATCCAGCTCTTCGCCGAGGTGTCCACGGCCAGCCCGTGGGTGCGCCTGCCCGCGCTGGCGTGCGCGATTCTGTGCTGGATGGTGATCAGCCGCGAGGTAGTGCCCCGGCTGGGTCGCGGGGTGCGCAACAGCCGGGTGGCGCTGTGGACCGGCGGCCTGGTGTTCCTGGCCTTCTGGCTCCCGTTCGACAACGGCCTGCGCTCGGAGCCGATCGTCGCTCTCGGCGCGCTGCTGACCTGGGTCTCGATCGAGCGGGCCATTGCCACCGGGCGGCTGCTGCCCGCCGCGGCCGCGGTGCTGATCGCCGCGTTCACCCTGGCCGCCGCGCCGACCGGTCTGATGTGTGTGGCCGCGCTGCTGGCCGGTATCCGGCCGATGGTGAAGATCGTGGTGCGCAAGCGCCGCGAACACGGGACGTTGCCGCTGCTCGCGCCGATCGCCGCCGCCGGTCTACTGGTCTTGACAGTCGTCTACAGCGATCAGACCTTCGCCGGTATTCAGGAAGCCAACCGTGTCCGCCAGGCCACCGGCCCCAACCTGGCCTGGTACGAGGACTACCTGCGCTACTACTACCTGTTCGTGGAGACCGTCGATGGTTCGGTCTCGCGCCGCTTCGCCTTCCTGGTGATGCTGCTGTGCCTGTTCACCACCATGCTGGTGCTGCTGCGCCGGCGCCGGGTGCCCGGCATCGCCAGCGCCCCGACCTGGCGGTTGATGGGGATCGTGTTCGGAACGATCTTCTTCATGATGTTCAACCCGACCAAGTGGACCCACCACTTCGGCGCCTACGCCGGTATCGCCGGTTCGCTGGCGGCGGTCACGGCGGTCGCGGTATCGGCCAGCGCCTTGCGGGCACGCAAGAACCGGGCCATCTTCCTGGCCGGACTGCTGTTCGTGCTCGCGGTCGCGTTCTCCGGGATCAACGGGTACTGGTACGTCTCCAGCTTCGGTGTGCCGTGGTTCGACAAGCGGGTCTCGGTCAGCGGCATCCAGTCCAATACCGTCATCCTGATCCTGTTCGGGGTGGCGCTGGCGCTGGTGGCCTGGCACGCGCTGCGTGAGGGTTATGCCAAGCCGCCGAGTTCGCCGCGCTCGGCGCGTGGCCGGCGGATCCGCAAGTTCGCCGCGATCCCGTTGACGCTGGTCGCCGCCGCGATGGTGCTGTTCGAGGTGCTCTCCCTGGTCAAGGGCGCGTACTCGCAGTACCCCGGCTACTCGCTGGCGCGCTCGAACTTCGACGCGATCACCGGCTCCAGCTGTGGTCTCGCCAACGACGTGCTGGTCGAGGCCGATCCCAACGGCGGCCGGTTGACCCCGATCATCGACCCGGCGAACCCGCCGACTAACCCGAACGATCCGCTGGCCGGCGTCGATCCGGTCGGCTTCGATCCCAACGGTGTGCCCGACGACCTGTCCGCCGATGCCGTCGAGGTGAAGCCGGGCACCGGCAACACCTCCACCCAGTCGGTCGGCGCCGCGTTCGCCGAGGGCCAGAGCGCCGGTACCGGCGGCGGTCAGGGCGCGCTCGGCGTCAACGGCAGCACCGTCGCGCTGCCGTTCGGGCTCGACCCGGCGACCACACCCGTGCTCGGCAGCTACCAGAACGGTGTGCAGAAGCCGGCGTTCGTCACCTCGAGCTGGTACGGGCTGCCGGAGCGGTCCGAGGACAAGCCGCTGGTCGTCATCTCGGCGGCCGGTCGCATCCTGTCCTACGACGACACCGGCGCCATGCAGTACGGCCAGTCGCTGACCGTCGACTACGGCAAGCGTCAGCCCGACGGCAGCGTCACCCAGCTGGGCACCTACCTGCCCCGCGATATCGGCCCGTTCCCGTCCTGGCGCAACCTGCGGGTGCCGCTGGACGAGATCGCCCCCGAGGCCGACGCGGTCCGCATCGTCGCCAACGACCCGATCCTGATCGGCGACCAGTGGCTGGCGTTCACCCCGCCGCGTGTGCCGACCCTGGAATCGGCCAACAGCTTCCTCGGCTCCGAACAGCCGGTGCTGCTGGACTGGGCCGTGGGCCTGCAGTTCCCCTGCCAGCGCCCCTTCGCCCACCACAACGGCGTCGCCGAGGTACCCAACTACCGCATCCTGCCCGACCGCCCGCTGGCCGTCAGCTCCACCGACACCTGGCAGGCCCAGGAATTCGGCGGCCCCCTCGGCTTCTCCCAGATGCTGGCGAAGTCGGTCACCGTCCCGACCTACCTGAAGGACGACTGGGCCCGCGACTGGGGCTCCCTGGAACGCTACGACCAGTACTACGACGCCGTCCCCGCCGAATTGGAAACCGGCACCGAAACCCGCTCCGGCTTGTGGCAGCCGGGCAAGCTCCGGGTGTTCTGA